The Aphis gossypii isolate Hap1 chromosome 3, ASM2018417v2, whole genome shotgun sequence genome includes a region encoding these proteins:
- the LOC126551444 gene encoding probable RNA helicase armi, whose amino-acid sequence MSLLNNIWSWVTGKTDVPELPKNICFEKDVTPENDFWISCILNPSLDVRYVNGRVTKILDTDKCLIDDKYHYQPKTEKEIRNFPYIEVNSPVRISLYREKNSKNAEWRVASCFLSRDGPRYQPNVIRSNESVRVLLDDVEPTSQIDDIDDVNIDENQMTIEVLGDMPKVIGFEQETVIQILFRNNSFVEEKILNDYQTMLGNKVQLSIVNKNKLPIIIGVQSEYIFDITLKGKYLGKSYERVEFIFKDVTYKVVISIDVTDSRLILPGNSGSYSRKEIDMQRLFELQNDPIVPGVRSGTKTQFPAVRLKQWNIPSQLSKCYWSEDGKLNQIPSEIKSNIQKFYPAAFEVLTYENYKAKYHTILFMDEIEITAALQKYAQERTHFETAGEYLVLKIPNLSEQRPSLIVGDRITVTDPPNCTKRLGECGRYEGIIHKVLADEIWLKFDPVFHSICGHWDYSVNFFNARMMYRKQHEVIDDVWKKNRLGELFLFPYCDSLEYRPSKLKILNHDKIDTNNTNEDNLKKDSNTLLPQPKIVQKIRWFNSKLNFEQKSAVINILKGEGRPMPYIIYGPPGTGKTITMTESIIQVYKEFPKSKLLICAPTNSAVDMLLSKLIDSGLFDTTIMKRLVAYNHFIGSAYNMDYDEYCVLPELESSQFNDGTEIDSRLIRKQDILKLRIVLSTEGTAGLLYMMGLKSGTFTHIFIDEAGQSTEPEILLPLTFLDPYRDGQVVLAGDPKQLGPVVMSFLAKDCGLGLSMLSRFINYPSYLRNNDVFPEHNGYNPKLITHLTHNYRALPEIVLNYNHLFYQSLLVPTILNDNARERILLNNLNENAHWEIDCKGPVIVHGVVGEDSQDPNSPSWFNPHEAFQVLLYFTRLIKSGISANDIGIITPYASQVSKINELLKMYHPDIKLPKVGTVEMFQGQERMVIIISIVRSKSIAGSQKDNTFNLGFLNAKERTNVALSRSKALLIIIGNPSTMQKNYCWRYVLSQAIKNDNYIGCNVTEYSDSEYCIKH is encoded by the exons ATGTCTCTGCTGAACAACATCTGGAGTTGGGTGACCGGAAAAACCGATGTGCCCGAGCtgccaaaaaatatttgttttgaaaaagatGTAACGCCAGAAAATGATTTTTGG ATATCATGTATATTAAACCCATCGTTAGATGTCAGATACGTAAATGGTAGAGTGACAAAAATATTGGACACTGACAAGTGTCTCATTGACGATAAATACCACTATCAACCGAAAACCGAAAAAGAAATTCGAAACTTCCCATACATAGAGGTTAACAGTCCTGTCAGGATATCTCTTTATAGAGAAAAAAACTCTAAAAATGCAGAATGGAGGGTTGCAAGTTGTTTTCTATCCAGAGACGGTCCTCGTTATCAGCCCAATGT aaTCAGATCAAATGAGTCTGTTCGTGTTCTTCTTGATGATGTTGAACCAACTTCTCAAATTGATGATATTGATGATGTCAATATTGATGAAAATCAAATGACTATTGAAGTGTTAGGTGACATGCCAAAAGTAATTGGTTTTGAACAAGAAACTGTTATacag atattatttagaaataacagTTTTGTCGaggagaaaatattaaatgattatcaaACCATGTTAGGAAACAAAGTACAATTgtcaattgttaataaaaataagttgccTATAATAATTGGAGTGCAgtcagaatatatttttgatattactcTCAAAGGAAA gtatttAGGAAAATCTTATGAAAgagttgaatttatttttaaagatgttACTTACAAAGTAGTCATAAGCATTGATGTTACTGATTCAAGATTAATTCTCCCAGGTAATTCAGGTAGTTATTCCAGGAAAGAAATTGATATGca AAGGttatttgaattacaaaatgaTCCAATAGTTCCTGGTGTTCGAAGTGGCACTAAAACACAGTTTCCTGCAGTCCGTTTAAAACAATGGAATATTCCATCTCAGTTGTCAAAATGTTATTGGTCAGAAgatggaaaattaaatca aataccatctgaaattaaaagtaacaTTCAAAAGTTTTATCCTGCTGCTTTTGAAGTTCTTACCTACGAAAATTACAAAGCAAAGtatcatactattttatttatggatGAAATAgaa attACAGCAGCTCTTCAAAAATATGCACAAGAAAGAACACATTTTGAGACTGCTGGTGAATATTTAGTTCTAAAAATACCTAACCTTTCTGAGCAACGACCCTCTTTAATTGTTGGTGATCGAATAACAGTTACAGATCCACCAAACTGTACTAAAAgattag GTGAGTGTGGTCGCTATGAAGGCATAATTCATAAGGTTTTAGCAGATGAAATATGGTTGAAGTTCGATCCTGTATTTCATAGTATATGTGGCCATTGGGATTATAGTGTGAATTTTTTCAATGCTAGAATGATGTATCGAAAACAACATGAAGTAATCGACGATGTGTGGAAAAAGAACAGATTAGGCGAATTATTCTTGTTTCCATACTGTGATTCCTTGGAATACCGGCCATCAAAATTAAAGATCCTAAACCATGATAAGATAGACACAAATAACACCAATgaggataatttaaaaaaagatagcAATACCCTGTTACCACAACCAAAGATAGTACAAAAAATCAGATggtttaatagtaaattgaaCTTTGAACAAAAAAGTGCTGTCATTAATATTCTGAAAGGTGAAGGAAGACCAATGccatacattatttatggaCCCCCTGGGActggtaaaacaataacaatgacAGAAAGCATCATTCAAGTATATAAAGAATTCCCTAAAAGCaa ATTATTGATTTGTGCTCCAACCAATTCTGCTGTTGACATGTTACTGTCTAAACTTATAGATTCTGGTTTATTTGATACCACTATTATGAAACGTTTAGTTGcctataatcattttattggtTCAGCTTATAACATGGATTATGatgaatattgtgttttaccAGAACTTGAGAGTTCACAATTTAATGATGGCACAGAAATAg attctaggTTAATTAGAAAACAAGATATTCTCAAGCTACGAATAGTTCTTTCCACTGAAGGTACAGCTGGATTGTTGTATATGATGGGTTTAAAGAGTGGAACCTTCactcatatatttatagatgaaGCTGGACAATCAACAGAAccagaaatattattaccactTA catttttgGATCCATACCGAGATGGACAAGTTGTTTTGGCTGGAGATCCCAAACAATTAGGACCTGTGGTCATGTCATTTTTAGCAAAAGATTGTGGCCTGGGACTGTCCATGTTATCTCGTTTTATCAACTACCCATCATACCTGAGAAATAATGATGTTTTTCCTGAGCACAATGGTTATAACCCAAAacttattacacatttaactCATAATTATCGAGCTTTGCCAgaaattgtattgaattacaatcatttattttatcaatcatTATTAGTACCAACT attttgaatgaTAACGCTCGggaaagaatattattaaacaatttgaatGAAAACGCTCACTGGGAAATAGATTGTAAAGGACCCGTTATTGTGCATGGTGTAGTTGGTGAAGACAGCCAAGATCCCAATAGTCCTTCATGGTTTAATCCTCATGAAGCTTTTCAAGTCTTATTGTACTTTACTAGATTGATAAAGTCTGGTATATCTGCTAATGATATTGGAATTATTACCCCATACGCTtctcaa GTTTCCAAAATTAATGAGTTACTGAAAATGTATCATCCAGatataaaattaccaaaagTAGGCACAGTGGAAATGTTCCAAGGTCAAGAGAGAATGGTTATTATCATATCAATAGTTAGAAGCAAATCCATAGCTGGAAGTCAAaaagataatacatttaatctcGGTTTTCTTAATGCTAAAGAACGCACTAATGTTGCATTGTCTAGGTCTAAGGCATTGCTCATAATTATTGGAAATCCATCAACAATGCAAAAGAATTACTGTTGGAGATATGTACTGTCACAAgcaattaaaaatgacaacTATATTGGGTGTAATGTTACTGAATATTCAGACTCTGAATactgtataaaacattaa
- the LOC114121535 gene encoding protein SYS1 homolog: MKKFHFPTMSISLWSMLNRFNTDKSASYSRLSTGTGHFRITVWDPVLIVAQIVSVQCLYYFTMCVWITIISYVVGTSRSLDIIFEFKELSKVNSEKFVIAVFALNALSGATFIWRVVERYRLCLDFSCTIHTIHLAVCLWYNRTLPTPFWWLLNASCAAITCICAEFLCMRTELNSIPVNSGQTPKVDL; the protein is encoded by the exons atgaaGAAGTTTCACTTTCCAACCATGTCCATATCATTGTGGTCGATGTTAAATAGATTTAACACCGA TAAATCTGCATCGTATAGCCGCCTATCGACTGGTACTGGACACTTTCGTATCACTGTTTGGGATCCCGTGTTGATTGTTGCTCAAATAGTGTCTGTTCAATGTCTTTACTACTTCACCATGTGTGTTTGGATCACTATTATCAGCTATGTGGTTGGCACTTCAAGATCATTGGATatcatatttgaatttaaa GAATTGAGTAAGGTTAACAGcgaaaaatttgttattgctGTGTTTGCATTGAATGCACTTAGTGG GGCTACATTCATTTGGCGTGTTGTTGAACGATATCGATTGTGTTTAGATTTTTCTTGTACAATACACACTATACACTTGGCAGTTTGTTTGTGGTATAACAGGACATTGCCCACTCCATTTTGGTGGTTATTAAATGCTTCGTGTGCAGCGATCACTTGTATATGTGCTGAATTTTTGTGTATGCGGACAGAGTTAAACTCCATACCTGTAAATAGTGGTCAAACACCAAAAGtcgatttgtaa